Genomic window (Arthrobacter sp. StoSoilA2):
GTGGCACTGGTGGCAGGTGATCAACGCGCACCTGGTGCCGATCTCACAAAACTCCTGGCGGCAGTTCGTTCCGGATCAGACCCGGCAGCCCGACGATTCGCCGAGGACGTCAAACGGATGGAATCGTTCGCGCGTCAGGAGACCTCCGACGTCGTGAAAGCGCCGCTGGACGTTACAGCGAGGGAGGCACCGGGGTTCGTGGTCGCGTTGGCCTTCCCGGACCGTATTGCCAGGCGGGTTCCCGGCCAAGGGGCACCCACGTATCTGCTGACATCGGGCACCAGGGCTGGTCTGCCCGCAGGTAGCTCCCTGGCCGGTCATGACTGGTTGGCCGTGGCGGAGGTTTCCCGCGCCCAAGGCAGGGATGCCGCGGGCACGGGAGCCGTGATCCGATCGGCGGCGCCCCTGTCCGCCGAACTCGCGGTGGCTGCGGCGCCGGAGCTGTCGGTGGAGGACGTAGTGGCACGTTTCGCCCAAGGTCGGGTGACCGCCAGGCTTGAGCGGAGACTGGGAGCCCTCGTTTTGTCTTCGACGCCCGTGCGCCCCAGCGTCGAGCAGGGCCGACATGCTGTTGCGATTGCGCTGGAAAAGGCAGGACTCTCGATGATCGGGTGGTCCGCTGCGGCAGATGCGCTGCGCCGGCGTCTGGCCTTGTTGCACCGGGAGCTGGGCGATCCGTGGCCGGATGTCAGCGAATCCGCCCTGCTGGCCAGGTTGGATGATTGGCTTGCCCCGGAGCTCGAATCCATGGCCACCGGTACCCCGGCCGCCACCATCGACCTCACCGATCCACTCCGGCGCCTGCTCCCGTGGCCCGAGGCTTCCACCTTGGACAGCCTGGTGCCTGAGCGCCTTCAGGTGCCCAGCGGCTCGCGGGTGAGGATCGATTACCCCGAGGTCGCTGACGGCTCCGGGGGCCCGGAGCGAAAGAATGCGGAGCACGACGGCGGTAGCCCGGTTGTAGCGGTCAAGCTGCAGGAATGCTTCGGCTGGGACCGCACGCCCCGCCTTATTGGCGGAAGGGTACCGGTGCTTTTCCACCTTTTGTCTCCCGCAGGCAGGCCGTTGGCAGTAACAGCCGATCTCGCTTCGTTCTGGTCCGGGCCCTACTCCCAGGTTCGGGCAGAGATGCGTGGGCGCTACCCCAGGCATCCCTGGCCCGAAGATCCGTGGACGGCACTGGCTACGGCCAAAACCAAGAACCGCATGTAGCCCAGCCGATGAAAGAACTGCTAGGCAAGCCTTTCCAACATGAACTGGATCTCGCCGTCCACGAACGTGCCTATTACGCTGCTTGCCGCAAACTCATCCGGGGCCGTTGTCAGTGGGTCCCGCTCGAACGCGGTGAAGTCGGCGCGTTTGCCCACCGTGATGGAGCCCGAAACGTCCCACAGTCCTGCAGCCCGCGCCGCGTGCGAGGTGTAGCCCTCAAGCGCTTGGAGTGCGGTGAGCGCCTGGGCTGGTGCGATGGGTTCCTGCTCCGGATGTCCGGAACGGCGCCGCAACTGGGCGTCTGCAATGATCGGCAAGGGTGCGTACGGAGCGATCGGCCAGTCGGAGCCGATGCCCACGGTGACTCCGGCCTCGCGGAGGTCCCTGCAACGCCATGCGCGGTCGGCACGGACCTTGCCTAGCCGGGTGGACCAATTGTCACTGTGGTCAGCCACGGAATAATGTGTGCAGTGCGTCGGCTGCATACTCGCCACCACTCCGGCGTGCTGGAAGCGTTCCACCAGCTGGTCGGGCACCGTTTCGATATGTTCAATCCTGTGAACCGTCTGGCGGAGCACATCCGAGGGCACAACACCGCGGAGCGACTCCAAGGCGTCCAGGACATGTTCCACGCCGGCATCGCCAATGGCGTGTGTCGCCGTCGGGATTCCCCGGGAGGCAAAGTAGCGGACCGCAGCTGTGTATTCTTCCGGCCGTGGCCAGAATGGCGCAGTGGACTGGCCGTACAGGTCCGGCTCGTAAAGCCACGCCGTCCCATTGTCCACGGTTCCATCAACGAACAGTTTGATGGCCTCGATCGACCAGCGGCGTCCGCCGGTGCCTACGGTGCGGGCAAGCTGCTTCCATTCGGCAACGCCAGTGCCCGGCATGCACCACGGCGCACTCCGCAACCGCAGCGGCAGCCCGCCGTCGGCTTCCAAAGCCTGAAGTAGAGCCGTCGACTCCTCGTCATGGTCCATGACGTGCCCGCCGGTCAGGCCGGACCGGGCGAAGTCCCGGAGCAAGACACCCAGGCGGGTCTTGCGGTCCTCAAACGATTCCTTGGGAATGTGACGCTGCACCAGTTCAATGGCCGCCGCTTCCAGGAGCATCCCGGTGGGGACGCCGTCGGCGTCGCAGACCACCTCGGCGGACTGGTCGAATTCAACGCGGCCACTGATCCCGGCCAATTCCAGTGCCCGGCTGTTCGCCAACGCCGAATGCCCGTCGAACAAACGGATCATCGCTGGCCGGTCTCCGGAGACCTCGTCGAGCACACTCCGGTGCAGGGGTACTGGGCCAAACGCGTTCGGATTCAGACCCCACGCACGCAACCAGCCGCCGTCGTCCGATGTCACTGGGCCGGTCGTTGATTCTGCGCCGTTCATTGATTCTGACTGCAGCAGCGCGCGTACTTCAGCCAAAGTCGACGCGCCGGACAGATCACAGCCGAT
Coding sequences:
- a CDS encoding amidohydrolase; protein product: MTPDLIVLADTIHTLDDRPDNGSRPAIQAVAVRDGLIAAVGTREDAQQWRGPSTRVVDLGGATLTPGLVDCHIHPVFGLDLTIGCDLSGASTLAEVRALLQSESMNGAESTTGPVTSDDGGWLRAWGLNPNAFGPVPLHRSVLDEVSGDRPAMIRLFDGHSALANSRALELAGISGRVEFDQSAEVVCDADGVPTGMLLEAAAIELVQRHIPKESFEDRKTRLGVLLRDFARSGLTGGHVMDHDEESTALLQALEADGGLPLRLRSAPWCMPGTGVAEWKQLARTVGTGGRRWSIEAIKLFVDGTVDNGTAWLYEPDLYGQSTAPFWPRPEEYTAAVRYFASRGIPTATHAIGDAGVEHVLDALESLRGVVPSDVLRQTVHRIEHIETVPDQLVERFQHAGVVASMQPTHCTHYSVADHSDNWSTRLGKVRADRAWRCRDLREAGVTVGIGSDWPIAPYAPLPIIADAQLRRRSGHPEQEPIAPAQALTALQALEGYTSHAARAAGLWDVSGSITVGKRADFTAFERDPLTTAPDEFAASSVIGTFVDGEIQFMLERLA